The nucleotide window CGCTTGCCCCTTTGAAACCCCAGCGTTTCATCGGGCCGGCAAAACCTTTACCCTTACTTCTGGCGGTTACAGCAACCAGATCTCCAGTAGTAAACATGTCAGCAGTCAGTTGATCTCCCACCTGGAAATCATCAGGATTATCAACTCTGACCTCCTGAAGAACCCGGAAGACGCCCTTGCCGGCTTTGGTGCAATGGCCGATCATCGGCTTGGTTGCCAGCTGCAGCTTTTTTTCACCGAAACCAAGCTGAACGGCGTTGTAGCCATCACTTTTATCCCGTTTAACCTGAACCACCGTACATGGCCCTACCTTCACAACCGTTACCGGAATTTCATCACCCAGCTCACTGAAAATCTGGGTCATTCCTATTTTTGTACCTAACAATCCCTGTATCTGGGCCATTATTTCAACCTCAATCTATCTGCTGCGGTTTATGTCCGCCCTTACAACTTTATTTCCACATCGACACCGGCGGAAAGATCCAATTTCATCAGGGCATCAACGGTCTGCTGGGTCGGATCGAGAATGTCGATTAACCGTTTGTGGGTGCGAACCTC belongs to Pseudomonadota bacterium and includes:
- the rplC gene encoding 50S ribosomal protein L3 gives rise to the protein MAQIQGLLGTKIGMTQIFSELGDEIPVTVVKVGPCTVVQVKRDKSDGYNAVQLGFGEKKLQLATKPMIGHCTKAGKGVFRVLQEVRVDNPDDFQVGDQLTADMFTTGDLVAVTARSKGKGFAGPMKRWGFKGASASHGVHKVHRSAGSVGTSAWPGRVWKGKKMAGQMGNQAVTVKNLTVVGVRPDQGMLLIKGAVPGSKNGVVFLRKV